The window GAAAGTCTCTTTTTGAAAGCTGATTATTGATAAGCTTCAAACGATGTTGGATAAGTTGAAGAGATTCAATTTATCTCAAGGAGGAAGACGAAGAGCAACATTATGTAAGTAAGTTGAGAGTTCAGATCCACATATCAGAATCTTTTAAGCCTGATTTTGACTACAAGGGTGGTTTAGAGTTCAGATCGGCATATCTGGTCCTTGGAAGCTTCtagggttttttctttttgaaaaggaaacaaaccacttcaatgaaattataaaaaattgaagaaaaaaggctaatgctcaaagtacaagaaaCAAATGTAAGAATCGTTAGACAATGCCAAAAATAACCAACATATTACAAAAAATAAGGCTTAAAAGTCTCTTTCTGAGCACTATACTACCTCATATCCTTTGGATAAGTTGATTTATAAAGCATTATGGAAGTCAAAGAACCTTTCTCAGATGGATAATGATTTTTGGTTCATTGAATTGCTCTTCAATTATTTAAAGGAAGCTCCCTTCTCAAAGCTTGTTTACCTCTATATGTCCCCTGTGTATGGGCGTATGGCAGACCTTAAAGACTTGCAGCACCTTTTGTTTGGATGCTGTTTTTTAGGACTATGCTGGTGGCATTTGTTCTCCTTCAAATTTGTTGGGTATTAAGGGTTCAAAGCAAATGTGGTTTAGATTTTGGCTGGTCCAACTTTGAAGTCCCTTAGATGATTTGATCTATTGTGGTTAAAGCTTTGTTTGTTGAAATTTGGTTTGAAAGAATTAGAGGGTCTTTCATGATAAATGAATCTCTTTCTTGGATGGACCATTTTGTCATCGTTCAGATTAATCTTCCATCCGGTGCACTCTTTCTAAGTCTTTTGTGGATATTTCCATCCAAGATCTGTGCTTAAATTGGAAAGCCAAAATTTTTCctacttaatgtttatgttgCTTTTTGTATTTGCTTGTTGAACTTCGTTACTTTATGTTCTACTTTGTTATCATTGTATTTCATTTTGGTGTCTTGTATTTTGAACCTTAGCTTCTCTTCACCCCTTCAATAAAAAGAGTcagtttccttttcaaaaataaatacataatGATGATATTGATCCTTCAAAACATTTTCCTTCTCAAAGTATAATCCTAATTCGTTGTGTTAGCCCATCTTTCAGAAATCATAATCAGTAAAATGCCAAATATAATTCGAAGTTGCGATACGGGGTATACATATAAAACAAAGAATGACAAATACAGAGATCAAAATGTTACTTTCCTGCAGTAAATTCAGCAACGGGAGAATCAAAATTCGCAGGGGGGAAGAAAAATAACCTGTTTTGTAGAGAGCGTGCAATTGCGATTGAAATCGTCCATAAACCATGAAGAGCTGCCGTCATCAATGGTAGCAGTAGAAGCTTGACGTTCGTCGTCCACCTCAACTCCTActaacattttcattttctcaaACGCCTGATTCATCTTCTCCATGACAAGGCCGCCGTCACTTCAAATTCTGGGAAGAAGATGGGAAATTGAGAGAGATCTAAGGCAAATGAAGGTACGAAATGGATACTTGAGCTGATTGAAGCAAAAACTTGTCACCAGCAACCCGTTAACCCGTCGTCGTCAGGGTCCACCGCAGTCGTACACAGATTTTGAGGTGTGCCTCCGTTACTATATGTCCGACTATCGTTAGAAATTTGATGTGTATCATCACGGTTATTATACTACAAAGAAATAAGCTATTTAGTTTAGTATAgtcaaattaaataaaatcttttaaaaaatataacaaagcgacgGTTATATTTAAACCGTATcgatttttaattaattagattaatcGTTTACATTTTATTACACTATCCATCgtttaattctatcgtttaattaaAAAACGTAAAAATGACTAGTTTTATGagtatttattatatttataaaaaaatatatattttaaaaataagtcgCAAAAAATATAAcgttaacaaaatatttacagttaATAGAAAAGTCATATGTAAAGAGTGGAAAGAATATATGCAAGTGTTAGTGTTAGTTGAGTTAAACTCATGTCGATAGTTTACTCTACACTATTTGTGACATTCTTTTTCTCTGCGTATTCATTTCATAAACTATCTTTAATTTAAGTTGTAAAAAACGACTCTTTGTTAAAATAACCAAGGATTATCAACaacattttgaaacttatcaAATATGCTCTAGTTTATTTATTACGAAATCCGTACGTGTGTAATGCTTGTTTTATTCTTCAAAACTTCTCGTtagtttttacttttatttacgGTGATGACAATTTCAATTACATAGATACACTCTTTTTTTTACTTGTGTtgttttctaaaagaaaactATTTTGGAAATTCCACAGCCATGTAAAACTTTTACTAACAATATTCATgcatttatatattaaaaaaagtacaaacagATGAAACGTAAATTGGGCCAAATGTTTGTTAAAACAATAGCTTACTAATGGTTATACCTACTTATCTGGACAAATACATGTACGCAATCAATGAGTTTAAAGGGAGTTTGAGAGGTCGGATTCAGATAGGTTTGATCTTCAACCCAGTATTTAAGTCATTGATGTCACAATGTTGGTATTAAACAATTCAATTATACTGACTTCAACAATGTTCACTATTGAAGTTTGTGCATTGGTCGTGGAACTCAATATTCCCCTATTTTCCTCCATCCATAAAAAATTTCACAAACTCCACTCGCAGGCCAACATGGGCGACATACTTTGACAATCATCTCTAGCGATTTCACTCCAATTGTCATCTCTCGTAGATGACCACCATCAACAATTACTATCACCTCACtccaatgatatgttttgatGATCGCCTATAGCGAGCGAACTTGGACAACCACTTTTTGCATTGTAACTCTGACAACTACATTTTTTTCACACAAACTACAACTGCTAGCCACCAATTGCACCTACAAGGGCAACTGCACACGACTTTTGCCTTTAGTCGACAACTTTAATAATCACCTCTAACGACCAAATTCGACTGTCAAACTCATCACATATGAGCATTGACTTCAACCACCAATTTAACCAGTCATgtattaaaaagaagaaaaaaaaaagcaatacTAAACACACAACTAACATTATTCGTTCAGGACGTTTAACAATCGTCTTACAAAGTAATTTGAGATTAATAGAAACACTTTGAGAAAAAAGTAACCAATGGACAACAATAGGGTGAAGTAGAGCTAGTGTTATACACCCATTTTCTGAGAGGaatttttattttggtatcCTCTCTAAGGAAATCATGAAGCATAAAATTAGCAAAAGAAGATGTTAGATTGAAAACCGtaagacatttttaaattttagatcaCTATCACATTACAAATTTATTGCAACCCATCACAATCATCAAATCCCCTCTAAAAGAACAGGTATGGACAACAATAAGGTGAAATGGAGCTAGCAATGCACCCATTTTCTGAGAGGGTTTTTTATTTTGGTACCCTCTCTAAAAGAGAGAACTTTAAGAAAATCACGAAACATGGAAATAGCAAAAGAAGACGTTAGATTAAAAACGGTAAGAcatttttgaattttgaatcaCATCATGATCACATTACAAATGTATTACAACCCATCACAATCATCAAATCCCCTATAAAAGATAGGGGTAACATTTTATTATGTTTTCACATTGTAATATATGGCTATAGGTCAATTGTTTCAAATAAATTCACATTTATTAGGGAGAAAAATGTATTTGTCACAATTTTCAAACCGCTTACCTATGTAGGGTGCACAAATTAAGCATGAGTGATTAAATTgcatttgataattatttggAGTCCGAAGCCGTACGACTGAGACGAGTTTAAAGCCGTTCTTGTCTTCTTTTTTCGCTCGGTTCAGTATTGCTATCACTGTCACTCACTTCCCTCCGCCTTTGTTTGCCATTTCTGGGCTCGCGCTCGCCTTCCAACTTCACCTTTTCCGGCGCTGGATTCCGTTCCCGGCGACAGTCTTCAAGACAATTATTGTATTCTCTCTCTTCCCTTTCTCCTGTAATGGCTGGCCCTTTTTGTCCCAAGTCTTTTTTGTCTCTTTGTTATCTTAGCATGAAGGTGTCTGTGATTTCTAGGGCATTTCATAGTTTTCATGCATTTCTTTAGAGCTCAGTATGTTTTGATCAGATTTTTCTCATCTCGGGAATGCTTCTTTGCGTTGTTCTGAGAATCCTCTCCCGTTCTACGAGCTGCATGGCTTTCGATTATTGGATCATTGTGCTTGAGTGTCTTTGTTTGTCGGGTTTCATTTCTATACCACCGTATTAAGGCTCCGATTACGGTCTACCTCTTCCTGTTCTTTGCTGGCATTTAACCTGGAAATCCAAAATGCATTTTGCTCTGACATTTATTACTCGACTTCGTCAACTCTAAAACCCTTATCCATCTATCGTTTCGTAACACCAGAATGTGTTCAGGATGTGGTGTATTTATTGTTCattattctttgtttcttttccCTGTCTGATTTGATATCTGCCTATTCTTATTATGGCTGGAAGAGATGCTTCAGTCAAGGATCGTGTAGTTTCAATGTGTAATTTACTCCCTCTACTTTTATAACTTTTAAACGATTGagttatttatatttatataacgAACAGGTTACGTAAAAATGAGTTCAAACAGAGGGCGTGGGAAGACTTTTAGCTCAGGCACCAACAATGAGAGGTCACCTAAGGGGAACAATGTTTCCGGTACTTCTACCACTACGCTAGACGATTTGAGTCGGGGTGTAGCAGATGTTAGCCTGGAATCTGGACAGGCAGATGGTGATTGGGAAGTTTATGCCAAAAAGTCCAGGAACAAAGCTGGGACCAATGCATCTAGACAGTGGGGTGCCCAGAATTCTTGTCCTAAATCAACAGATATGGCTCAAACGGCTGGTCTACGTAATGGTGGTGGACGAGGAAAGGTGCCTGGTAAGAATTGGCAACCTCAATACCCTGATGGAAGGAGAACGGCTGGACGAGGGAATGCTTGGTCACAATCCAGGGCTCCAGATGTTAATTATACAGGTACACCAGCAGTAATTCGCCCTCCCCTGGAGCATGGTTGGAATTGGCAATCTAGGGCAGGTTCCAGTCAAAGTAGGGTTTTGGAAGATGGCCAACATATAGATGAACATAACTCAAACTCAAATCTGAgtgatgaaaatgaaagagaTGATAATGACGATGATTCTGATGATCTGGAGGATAGTGACGATGACGCCTTGAGTGATGACTTCGATTCTGATGCAAGTCAAAAGAGCTTTGAAACTCGAAAAAAGAGTAGATGGTTTAAGAAGTTCTTTGAGATTTTGGATAGTTTGACTGTTGATGAGGTTAGTGAACCTGCAAGACAGTGGCATTGTCCAGCATGCCAAGGAGGTCCTGGTGCCATTGACTGGTACCGTGGCCTTCAACCCTTGATGGCACATGCCAGAACAAAAGGATCTAAAAGGGTGAAGTTACACAGAGAGCTGGCAGAACTGTTGGACGAGGAGTTGCGGCGTAAGGGAGCATCTGTCATTCCTGCTGGCGAACTATTTGGTAAATGGAAAGGTTTGAAAGATGAGGACAAAGATCATGAGATTGTCTGGCCTCCTATGGTTGTTATTATGAATACAAAGCTTGAGAAGGATGAAAACGATAAGGTATGTTTTTAAATCAGCTGCATGAAGAGAGGACGGGCTAGTGaattatgtttttatttatttaatgcaGTTTTCTTATTTGCATGTTTGATATCTGACTAATTTGTATGGTCATGTGTTTTTCACTTTCCTGTTGTGATAATTGCAGTGGATTGGCATGGGAAATCAGGAACTTGTTGAATATTTCAGTCTATATCTTCCTGTGAAGGCACGGCACTCATATGGCCCCCAAGGGCATCGTGGGATGAGTGTTTTAATTTTTGAGCCCTCAGCAAAAGGTTATTTAGATGCTGAGCGCCTGCACAAGCATTTCATTGAGCAAAGAACTGATAGAGATGCTTGGAATCGTGCGGGAAGGAATTTGTTTTATCCAGGTGGGAAGCGCCAACTCTATGGTTTTATGGCACTAAAAGAAGACCTGGACATTTTTAACCAGCATATGCAAGGTTTCGTCTCTCTCTCATCTTTGTTGGTGTTTGTATAGGAAATTTGAGGTCCTTGACtagttttttccttttcatagAATGTGCGATTGTGATTAAGACGtgaagttttgttttctttgtgatctttacaaatattaaataGGCAAATCTAAGATGAAATTTGAGTTGAGATCATATCAAGAGATGGTCGTAGATCAGATAAGGCAAATGAGTGCAGACAACCAACAACTTAGCTGGTTAAAGAACAGGGTCGTAAAAGAAAGGAATAAGGCTAAAGCCTACGAAGAATCTCTTGGAAAAGTGTGTGAAAAGCTTCGGAAGACCAAGGAAGAAAATAGAATTGTCAGACAGAGAACACTAATGCAACACGAAGAGAATATAGAAGAGGTATGTATGCCTTTTCAACTGGGAGTGTTAGAgatcaaaataaattttagcTGAAGGTCTAAATGTTCAACACggtttataatattttttagcTTTAAAGATGGCACTTCAAAAATCATTTTCTGTTGAATGCTCCAAGTAACCTTCTATGTTTTTCACACGATGAAGATGCAAATGCAAGAACAATTTTTCAAAGAACAAATCAAACTATTGCATGATAAGAGGGACGAAAAGGAAGAGAACTTTGAAAGGTTGCAACAGGAGGAACGTGAGAAGATGAAACAAACAAATGGAAGCCGTTCAAATACAGATGAATATAGAAACAGGTATTCAGATAGTTGTTTGCCTAATTCTAACATTGGGAAAACTATGGTTTGTCTGAGAAAAACTGTGTTACAAATTTCTTGTAGCTTTCcttgaaaatttcattttttgctCAGGGCGGAGGACCTGGCAAAGTTCATAAAGTTCCAAGAGAAGGAAATGGCAGAGTTTGTAGTAGAAAGGGAGGAGCTGATAAAAGCTCATGAAGATAAGATGGCAGCGATGAAACGGAGACATTGGGACGAAGAAGTTGTTCTGGAGGAAGAGTTTAATGCGGAACTAACACGGTTGATGGAGAAGTATACCCCTGAGAGTTCTAAATCTGCAGAAGCGCAGTTGAGTTGATGGTTGGTTGAGATCGTAGCTTGCAACTAAGAACAGTGTCTACGTAGGAGAGTTACAACCTGTTTTCCTCTCCTAACTTTTGTTACGCTATTCTCAAACATAGTGCGGTATAGGAAGGACAACCAAAAACAGTTGAACCTTGGGGTTTTGGTTGAGCTTCTGAATGCGTGATGACTGGCTACTTTTGGTAAATATAATGATAGCGTTTTTCCATTTAAAGATAGGTTTGttaattgagaattttttaGGTAACATAGTGTAGGTAAAAATAGGCTTTTaattctaaaattatttttctgaataacttttcacttcttttttctgttttcaaaagAATTAGGGACAAAAATATAACCATGTTTATCTTTATGTGTTCATCATCAtcgtttttattatttttagaaattacTTTCTAAATTAGTTAGTGGTATTTTCTAATATAACCAAACTTCTTAATTTATTACTACTTTATGTGTgtgaaattttgttattttttatattttgatttagatcgctatattttaaaaaactctttcaaattttattaGCTTTGaacttaaataattttataattaattctATATGTTATATgacaaattattttgaataacaatattggttaaaatatttataaatagatAGCAGTTTATCTATGATAGAAAGTAAATTTAATCTTTATAAGTTAGCTCATATCGAAATATGcgaaaagtaattttttttattgtgctatatgtgaaatattttctttttgttaaatttaaggGGTATTTGCATAAATTTATGATAATGGTTTCAATGtgattatatttttaaaaggaggaaatttaaattgtaaaaaGAGTAAATTTGAAAGCAGATAAACTCTTGATAGTATGATATCGTTAATGTCATATTTGCAATGAGccataattttttattttttttttgtcaattttcataactttagttaatttataaaataaattatagttAAAGAATtatgtttcaaataaaaaagttGTAGCTTCAAATTGTGTTATTGGAACTTCCGGTGTATTTCTATTTAGATGTGAAAAATGAAAACACGATGTTAGTTTTACACTACCACTGGTTGAAATGTGCTCTCAAATAAGTTAGTTATCTTTTCCCATCTTAAAAAGCTCACATACATTCTGTATTACTTACTTTGAGGTTAAATCTCTTCCTCCCCatatattgttttttgtttccaGTTTCCTCAAGTCTTACTGAATATcatcaatttgtttttttttttttttttttttggcctTATGCCTAGGTGTCTACTCTCCAAATTTGGTGGTATGTTTTAAAAGTTGCCCTCCAAAAACCTAATCACCATATGAAATTACGATTTTGATCCCACAACTTCAGTTGacttttcccttttcttcttcaatcaattatttcatttcttcttGGACTCAATTTGCAATTATACTTTTTGAGAAATAAGGTAAACGAGCGATTTATGAGCATAGGAAAGCAAattgagaaagagaaagaagcaAGAGAATTCCtcagaagaaaaaaagaaaagaaaaagcaagAGAAGGGGGTCAAagtaatataatattttaacatGGCGTCAACATAAGTAAAAGgccaattttttcttttttttttttttcttctttttttttttaaaaaaagcttttaaattaattttgattcgATCCTAAGAAACGAGCAGTTCAAAAATCCCCAAATTGTTGGATTTGAAATGTAAGACAGAGAgcaatattaataatatatctGTTCAAAAACCCCAAAacagattatatatatatacttactTTGTATGAGAAATAAGACACCCATTGAGATATGGGAAAGACAAAAGGAATCGTAGATAATGATCCCAAGGTTGGTTCCCCCATGGATGACCTTCCTTTCAAATTTTTCCAGTTCTTTGTGATGACTGCTCTTCGCATTGATCTCCTCCAACCTGGTCGCGTCCTTTGCTCTCTCAAAGTCCCTGCTCGTTTGCTTGTAtgctttttctctcttcttctacttgctttttcttctccttccaTCCACTTCCTCATGCGATTTCTACTCCCCTTTTCTATTTGCCTTTTGATTTCTTCTGTTTACTGCTTGATTAAGAACGATAATAATTCCATGCGCCAAGGAGCCTCCGCGTTACTTGTCGATTGTTTGGGTCATGCAGCGGTGAAGACTCTAACCCCTTCCTCCACCGGAGTTTCCCTCGAAGTCAACGTCTCCTTCTTCGATGCTGCTTATCTCGACGTCAGTTCCACTTTCCCCCTTTTCTGTTTCTTTGATCTTCATCACTTTACCGACTCTCTAACTATTTTTGTTCTACTAACTGATATGGAAGCTCAAATTACTGCTCCATCTATTGTGAATCTAAATTCCAACTTCTAATTACGAAAGCTGTCTATTGATCAGATTCCTACCTGTTGGTATAACCAACaacacactttttttttcttcagtaATGTTAATAATGTAAAATTCCCCTCTCTCCTCACTCGATGGAAAGAAAAGGTACAAAATTAAAGTGGATTTTCATGATATGTTATCTTTTAGTAAGTAATTCTTGGGGCTAATAATTGAAGAATTTTGAGTTATTTGGGTTTGAAGATTGGATTAGGCTGTCCGGGGAACTTACACGAAGCTCAAGGGTATGTGTTGGTTCAGTTTATATAAGACTTAACTTTACGGttaaatattaatttgattCCCATTTCCTAGACACTAATCCCAAATTAACATTGACGTTATTATTGGGTTAAGAAGTTCCAGTTCTTAGACATGATTGGATTGAATCATTCAACAGATTCTCAAGAGTGATCGTAAAGATAAATAATTCTTTCAAGTGAAAGAGATCGTGGGCACACTCACGCTCTATTGCTATTAGCAAAGTTGTCTGCAGTTCCTAGATCTAGGAATAACTATAATATGACAGCTAAAGAACTCCCTAGATTTTTGAAGAATCATGTTCTTGGCTTTCTAATCAGCTAATTTGTGAAAGACTGACGATTCTATGGAAGTTTTAAAGGAAAATAGATGATCATTGTAGGAATTTGAACTGCAGGTTCAAGTGAACTTAGACGAGAATTGCTAACCATAAGTATTGCTTAATTTGTTAAGGCATCATTCCTCGATCAAACGGACATTGTATTGACTGTtactattttttcttctttttattttccttgTGGTGATAGGTCATGTATTTTTGTCTGTCTTGGTCTTGATACTTTCATTTGTTTTAATAAAAGGTAGCTTGTTTATGTGCAAAAAAGAATTTACTGATTTAGTTCACACATCAACCATTGATGGTAAAGTGTGTTTTCTTTGGTTGCCTTTAGATGGCTTCAGTCATTTCTTTGTATCCTTCCTGTTGAACCCGTTCTCAAGTGTATGATACTACTTTCTGACTGGTATTTTAGGAGGAGATTGAGATTGACAGCAACGTTTTGCGTATGGGAAAGACCATTGCAGTAGTTAATGTTGAATTTAGGAAGAAAAGCAATGGTAAAATTATTGCTCAGGGTCGGCTCACCACCTACGTCCCTGTCTCAAGCAAGTTGTAGTCATGAACTTTCAATATTGGACGTCGTGTTGCCAACCATTTTCCTCTGCCAGATTACATTTTCTAgcttcaattgaaagaaatgtACTAATAATGATAACATGTTGCAAGAAATGTAATGGTGAAAATATCACATTGTCGTAAGAAATGTAATGGGATGTTACATTTTGTGCATTTTCCAAATGGTAGTGTAGCTAAGTATAAGGCTGGCTTGGTAGCAAAGGGATATCATCAAGAGGAGATTGATTAGGGGAAAGCCTTCAGTGATGTGGTTGTGAAGAAATCTATAAAACTTATCATTCTATCTCTTGCTACTCAATTTGGGAGGAATTTGCAACATGACACTAGGGATGCATTTCTTCCTGGGGATGTTCATGAAGGGGTTTATATGTGGAAACTTCAAGAATTTGTTCAACAATTCTCGCCCAATCTAGTTTGTAAGCTTCTTAAATCTCTCTATAGATTGAAGCAATTGCCTAGTTAGTTTGTAAACTTCTTAATCTCTACGTGGGTTGAAGTAAGCATTCTGCGCTTGGCTTGCATGTTTTACATCCCATCTTTTAACTTTGGAATTCATTACCTCTAATGTCGATTCTTCTTCGTGTTCATTTGCAACTTCTATTATATGTTGGTATACTATTGTGACTAGATATGGCCTTTTTTTACATTGTTGATTTGAATACTATTTGACTGATTAGGAGAGTTTTACGAAGTTGTTTGGGGTGTAAACTATTTTAGCTCAGGTTTAGATAATTTATGCTTGCAATGtaggttattttattttagtttgagtttAAGAAGTCTATGTATATGAGATGTAAATTGTTTTAGTTTAAACTTAAGGTTTGGGTGTGTGTTGTTAATTTGATTTAACATTGAGTTTTGGATTTTCTTTACAAGAATTATAGTTAGGGATGAACTAGATAGTAGGAGTGTTTTGTGTAGTTGTTTGAGGGAAAGAATCCATCACATGTTTTCATGAATCTAACCCTAGTATTTATTATAAACATTTTCTTTGGATTGAAAAAACTACATGTTCTAGAGGTAAAACTAATGTTAGCTTATTTTATCAAACATTACGAACCATATGTTATGCTATCTTTGAGCTCGATTGACATATTTGTGACGGTTTTATTTCGTTTTAATAAAATCTTTTATTTGTAAGGATGTAAATTTAAGATTAGACGTGTAAATTCATATTTTCATTCACTATAAGAGATGAGTTGAGGCACAAAGATTAAACGAATTGAAACTCTGACTTAAAAAAAACGTGCTAAGAGtttctaattaattaacttttttcAATACAATTTTCTAAATGAATTGAGTCTTCAATCATCTTTGGGTGTTAAACTTTctaaaaggaaaattttaattataatataagtTTTTACTTTTCAATCGGAATGTTTcgtaaaaaaaatatgatagtgtgtttaagaaattttaaaaaggTGAGTATCATTAAACTATTACTTAATTAACATATTTAATGGGATAGATATAtatctcttttaaataaaacttAATATAAACCATTTCGATTCCTCTATTAACAAAAGTTTTAACGTCATTTTGTATTCaatctttttcaataaatattatattttacatAAACGGGTTACTATTTAATCACAATTTCATTAAAAAGTTAACCTTCCAACACTAATCTATAATattcatataatataaaatgtcATTAATTTCTCCCAAATTCTAGCATTACACATGTAAATACGAAG is drawn from Cucumis melo cultivar AY chromosome 11, USDA_Cmelo_AY_1.0, whole genome shotgun sequence and contains these coding sequences:
- the LOC103499599 gene encoding protein SUPPRESSOR OF GENE SILENCING 3 produces the protein MSSNRGRGKTFSSGTNNERSPKGNNVSGTSTTTLDDLSRGVADVSLESGQADGDWEVYAKKSRNKAGTNASRQWGAQNSCPKSTDMAQTAGLRNGGGRGKVPGKNWQPQYPDGRRTAGRGNAWSQSRAPDVNYTGTPAVIRPPLEHGWNWQSRAGSSQSRVLEDGQHIDEHNSNSNLSDENERDDNDDDSDDLEDSDDDALSDDFDSDASQKSFETRKKSRWFKKFFEILDSLTVDEVSEPARQWHCPACQGGPGAIDWYRGLQPLMAHARTKGSKRVKLHRELAELLDEELRRKGASVIPAGELFGKWKGLKDEDKDHEIVWPPMVVIMNTKLEKDENDKWIGMGNQELVEYFSLYLPVKARHSYGPQGHRGMSVLIFEPSAKGYLDAERLHKHFIEQRTDRDAWNRAGRNLFYPGGKRQLYGFMALKEDLDIFNQHMQGKSKMKFELRSYQEMVVDQIRQMSADNQQLSWLKNRVVKERNKAKAYEESLGKVCEKLRKTKEENRIVRQRTLMQHEENIEEMQMQEQFFKEQIKLLHDKRDEKEENFERLQQEEREKMKQTNGSRSNTDEYRNRAEDLAKFIKFQEKEMAEFVVEREELIKAHEDKMAAMKRRHWDEEVVLEEEFNAELTRLMEKYTPESSKSAEAQLS
- the LOC103499600 gene encoding uncharacterized protein LOC103499600; the encoded protein is MGKTKGIVDNDPKVGSPMDDLPFKFFQFFVMTALRIDLLQPGRVLCSLKVPARLLNDNNSMRQGASALLVDCLGHAAVKTLTPSSTGVSLEVNVSFFDAAYLDEEIEIDSNVLRMGKTIAVVNVEFRKKSNGKIIAQGRLTTYVPVSSKL